In one Mustela lutreola isolate mMusLut2 chromosome 8, mMusLut2.pri, whole genome shotgun sequence genomic region, the following are encoded:
- the UBE2N gene encoding ubiquitin-conjugating enzyme E2 N isoform X2, translating to MGTQLKETQRLLAEPVPGIKAEPDESNARYFHVVIAGPQDSPFEGGTFKLELFLPEEYPMAAPKVRFMTKIYHPNVDKLGRICLDILKDKWSPALQIRTVLLSIQALLSAPNPDDPLANDVAEQWKTNEAQAIETARAWTRLYAMNNI from the exons ATGGGCACACAGTTGAAG GAAACCCAGCGTTTGCTGGCAGAACCAGTTCCTGGCATTAAAGCAGAACCAGATGAGAGCAACGCCCGTTATTTTCATGTGGTCATTGCTGGCCCTCAGGATTCCCCCTTTGAGGGAGGGACTTTTAAGCTTGAACTATTCCTACCAGAAGAATACCCGATGGCAGCCCCTAAAGTACGTTTCATGACCAAAATTTATCATCCTAATGTAGACAAGTTGGGAAGAATATGTTTAGATATTTTGAAAG ATAAGTGGTCCCCAGCACTGCAGATCCGCACAGTTCTGCTATCGATCCAGGCTTTGTTAAGTGCTCCCAATCCGGATGATCCGTTAGCAAACGATGTAGCAGAGCAGTGGAAGACCAACGAGGCCCAAGCCATAGAAACAG CTAGAGCATGGACTAGGCTATATGccatgaataatatttaa
- the UBE2N gene encoding ubiquitin-conjugating enzyme E2 N isoform X1 has product MAGLPRRIIKETQRLLAEPVPGIKAEPDESNARYFHVVIAGPQDSPFEGGTFKLELFLPEEYPMAAPKVRFMTKIYHPNVDKLGRICLDILKDKWSPALQIRTVLLSIQALLSAPNPDDPLANDVAEQWKTNEAQAIETARAWTRLYAMNNI; this is encoded by the exons GAAACCCAGCGTTTGCTGGCAGAACCAGTTCCTGGCATTAAAGCAGAACCAGATGAGAGCAACGCCCGTTATTTTCATGTGGTCATTGCTGGCCCTCAGGATTCCCCCTTTGAGGGAGGGACTTTTAAGCTTGAACTATTCCTACCAGAAGAATACCCGATGGCAGCCCCTAAAGTACGTTTCATGACCAAAATTTATCATCCTAATGTAGACAAGTTGGGAAGAATATGTTTAGATATTTTGAAAG ATAAGTGGTCCCCAGCACTGCAGATCCGCACAGTTCTGCTATCGATCCAGGCTTTGTTAAGTGCTCCCAATCCGGATGATCCGTTAGCAAACGATGTAGCAGAGCAGTGGAAGACCAACGAGGCCCAAGCCATAGAAACAG CTAGAGCATGGACTAGGCTATATGccatgaataatatttaa